From one Parambassis ranga chromosome 5, fParRan2.1, whole genome shotgun sequence genomic stretch:
- the LOC114436846 gene encoding mucin-2-like isoform X8: MRGISGLLLLLLLPVCSSQSNYMGTVITYNPKNPNADGSISVVLHYKLNSRWCNFNEWTCVNCGTEVSNQPASFYNGSEFCEIGRIVTRLLPSSSPFQMVLNGGSWVSNINNITSMTALIHVDLRSRSDTGRANTSPQTNILPKLRVPSNCQRNFTLLAFDPDGDDVKCTEANSSLSECVQCTPPLSVLTLHTSCFVSYNPSIGNHQGNEGSYALQLMMVDFPMQTITLTNTSGSQEVKTTNDAISRIPIQFIVTVDPAVQICQEGFYLPRFLPPTPANRAQLFTFVGQTLEISIHAEANHSSISQLVFSGPSNMIQSVSGAGQFILTWTPSEAENGETHAICFVVEAELNRSAVYQSELRCVIVAVGSEKNFPTDMTTIQPATTPPAQPLNTTTQTSSTPCVTSQPSLTITITQAVPSTTCIPLTTQIPVTVTTPQTTTTPTTIITQATITIPSTTTTPQNITIAPTMVTTSSGQSTFTIPLTVTTANTTTAPTSPIIITITTPDTTTPGGTPVPTPTMQITTAAPTTTTAATTTTTTVSPTTTTNTTITAAMTTVPTTTTTPIPITPATTTFTTTLAPTTTTTPTTTTSAPITTAITPIPITTAPITHNTTSTAAATSAPTPAPPTTTSALTTTTAVSTSIATTPGTAPAGTTTTAATATTAESTLPPTASNTSTTAAATTTTNTTTTFTTPFPTITSPTTGNTTTELMTHTTTATTTSLAPDPTTNSTAATLTPNATTAIAITTAAPTLPPTTTTTTTISNTTIDTTAVATTEMTLPATTNATTATTTISNTTIDTTAVATTEMTLPATTTTAAASLTTTETTSNTTTATTITNTTIDTTVVETTEMTLPATTTTAAASLTTTETTSNTTTATTITNTTIDTTAVATTEMTLPATTNATTAAASLTTTETTSNTTTATTITNTTIDTTVVATTEMTLPATTNATTAAASLTTTETTSNTTTATTITNTTIDTIAVTTEMTLPATTNMTSTSAVNITDAASLPPNTTTATTITNETIDTTVVTTTEMTLPATTNATTATTTISNTTIDTTAVATTEMTLPATTNMTSTSAVNTSDAASLPPNTTTATTTTNATIDTTAVATTEMTLPATTNATTAAASLTTTETTSNTTTATTITNTTIDTTAVETTAMTLPATTNATTATTTAAASLTTTETTSNTITATTTTNATIDTTVVTTTDMTLPATTNATTATTTISNTTIDTTAVATTETTLPATTNATTATTTISNTTIDTTTVETTEMTLPATTTTAAASLTTTETTSNTTTATTITNTTIDTTAVATTEMTLPATTNTTSTSAVNTTDAASLPPNTTTATTTISNTTIDTTAVATTEMTLPATTNMTSTSAVNTSDAASLPPNTTTATTTTNATIDTTAVATTEMTLPATTNATTAAASLTTTETTSNTTTATTITNTTIDTTAVETTAMTLPATTNATTATTTAAASLTTTETTSNTITATTTTNATIDTTVVTTTDMTLPATTNATTATTTISNTTIDTTAVATTETTLPATTNATTATTTISNTTIDTTTVETTEMTLPATTTTAAASLTTTETTSNTTTATTITNTTIDTTAVATTEMTLPATTNATTAAASLTTTETTSNTTTATTITNTTIDTTVVATTEMTLPATTNATTAAASLTTTETTSNTTTATTITNTTIDTIAVTTEMTLPATTNMTSTSAVNITDAASLPPNTTTATTITNETIDTTVVTTTEMTLPATTNATTATTTISNTTIDTTAVATTETTLPATTNATTATTTISNTTIDTTTVATTEMTLPATTNATTVAASLTTTETTSNTTTATTITNTTIDTTAVATTEMTLPATTNTTSTSAVNTTDAASLPPNTTTATTTISNTTIDTTAVETTAMTLPATTNATTATTTAAASLTTTETTSNTTTATTTTNATIDTTVVTTTDMTLPATTNATTATTTISNTTIDTTAVATTEMTLPATTNMTSTTAVNTTDAASLPPNTTTATTTISNTTIDTTAVATTEMTLPATTNATTATTTISNTTIDTTAVATTEMTLPATTTTAAASLTTTETTSNTTTATTITNTTIDTTAVATTAMTLPATTNATTATTTAAAPLTTTETMSNTTTPGQTTVAMTTAAPTLPQTTTDAPTTMAINTTDAASPSPNTTTATTTITNTTIDTTAVTTTEMTLPATTVAMTTAAKTTVASTTTTTTTASLSTTAATTTVATVAPTGTTTTTTPAPQPPTGGATTTTAATEPPQTTCLTSEQATTITVTLTQSIPSTTCTPLTTTNNLNVTVTTSTSSPTSTIVPVTKPSYVISLRGRISCTSTACEDDIRTIALQWFKDGLRNQGLPAGFMLSIASTTRINPQQ; encoded by the exons ATGAGGGGGATttcagggctgctgctgctcctgctgctgccggtCTGCAGCTCCCAGAGTAACTACATGGGGACAGTGATAACCTATAACCCCAAAAACCCAAATGCAGATGGATCTATATCG GTGGTTCTTCACTACAAGCTGAACTCGCGCTGGTGCAACTTCAACGAGTGGACCTGTGTGAACTGTGGGACTGAGGTCTCAAACCAGCCGGCTTCATTCTACAACGGCAGCGAGTTCTGTGAGATTGGACGAATCGTGACCCGCCTGCTTCCCAGCAGCTCTCCCTTTCAGATGGT GTTGAACGGAGGCAGCTGGGTCAGtaacatcaataacatcacATCAATGACAGCCCTGATCCACGTGGACCTGAGGAGCCGGTCTGACACCGGGCGCGCCAACACCTCACCACAGACCAACATCCTGCCAAAACTGAG AGTTCCTTCAAACTGTCAAAGGAATTTCACCTTGCTGGCGTTTGACCCCGACGGAGACGACGTTAAATGCACAGAAGCAAACTCCTCACTGTCAGAGTGTGTCCAATGTACGCCGCCTCTGTCCGTCCTCACCTTACACACA tcttgttttgtgtcataCAACCCCTCCATTGGCAATCACCAAGGTAATGAAGGTTCGTATgcgctgcagctgatgatggtGGACTTTCCCAtgcagaccatcacactgacAAACACCAGCGGGTCACAGGAAGTGAAAACAACCAACGACGCCATCAGCAGAATACCCATCCAGTTTATTGTGACAG TGGATCCTGCTGTGCAGATCTGCCAAGAAGGGTTTTATTTGCCCAGGTTCCTCCCCCCAACTCCCGCTAACAGagctcagctgttcacctttgTTGGTCAGACGCTGGAAATCAGCATCCACGCAGAGGCAAATCATTCGAG TATTTCTCAGCTGGTGTTCAGTGGCCCATCCAACATGATCCAGAGTGTATCTGGAGCAGGACAGTTCATCCTTACATGGACGCCATCTGAGGCTGAAAATGGAGAAACCCACGCCATCTGTTTCGTCGTGGAGGCAGAATTGAA tcgtaGCGCCGTGTATCAGTCAGAGCTTCGATGTGTCATTGTGGCTGTTGGCAGCG AGAAAAACTTTCCCACTGATATGACAACTATCCAACCAGCAACAACACCACCTGCACAGCCTCTcaatacaacaacacaaacttcAAGTACTCCCTGTGTGACATCGCAACCCAGCCTGACTATAACAATCACACAAGCAGTACCTTCTACAACATGTATACCACTAACAACACAAATTCCTGTGACTGTAACAacaccacaaacaacaacaacaccgaCTACAATTATAACACAAGCTACCATAACTATTCCATCAACAACGACTACACCACAAAACATCACTATTGCACCGACAATGGTGACAACATCGAGTGGGCAAAGCACGTTTACCATTCCGTTAACAGTGACTACAGCCAACACAACAACTGCGCCAACATCTCCAATTATAATCACCATAACTACACCGGACACAACAACACCAGGTGGAACGCCTGTTCCCACGCCAACTATGCAGATTACAACTGCTGCTCCAACAACAACCACTGCTGCTACAACAACTACTACAACAGTCTCTCCAACTACAACCACTAATACCACAATTACTGCAGCAATGACTACAGTTCCtaccacaacaaccacaccaaTTCCCATCACACCAGCTACTACTACATTCACCACCACACTAGCTCCCACCACCACGACAACTCCCACCACAACCACTTCAGCTCCTATCACAACAGCCATTACTCCAATTCCAATAACAACTGCACCGATCACACACAACACCACATCTACTGCTGCTGCAACATCTGCTCCAACACCTGCTCCTCCTACCACAACATCTGCTTTAACTACAACTACAGCAGTATCTACATCAATTGCTACAACACCAGGAACAGCGCCAGCTGGAACAACAACCACTGCTGCAACCGCAACAACTGCCGAGTCGACCCTCCCTCCAACCGCAAGTAATACCtccacaacagctgctgctacCACAACTACTAACACAACTACTACTTTTACAACACCTTTTCCAACAATTACTTCACCCACAACTGGTAACACAACTACTGAATTGATGACACACACAACTACAGCAACCACTACATCACTTGCACCTGATCCAACAACAAACTCAACAGCTGCAACATTGACACCTAATGCAACAACTGCTATTGCGATAACTACAGCAGCACCAACCCTTCCTCCAACCACAACTACTACAACCACCataagtaacacaacaataGACACTACTGCTGTGGCAACTACAGAAATGACACTTCCTGCAACCACAA ACGCAACCACTGCAACAACCacaataagtaacacaacaataGACACTACCGCTGTGGCAACTACAGAAATGACGCTTCCTGCAACCAcaaccacagcagctgcttcattgACAACTACAGAAACTACATCAAATACAACCACTGCAACAACAATAACTAACACAACAATAGACACTACTGTCGTGGAAACTACAGAAATGACGCTTCCTGCAACCAcaaccacagcagctgcttcattgACAACTACAGAAACTACATCAAATACAACCACTGCAACAACAATAACTAACACAACAATAGACACTACTGCCGTGGCAACTACAGAAATGACACTTCCTGCAACCACAA ACGcaaccacagcagctgcttcattgACAACTACAGAAACTACATCAAATACAACCACTGCAACAACAATAACTAACACAACAATAGACACTACTGTCGTGGCAACTACAGAAATGACACTTCCTGCAACCACAAACGcaaccacagcagctgcttcattgACAACTACAGAAACTACATCAAATACAACCACTGCAACAACAATAACTAACACAACAATAGACACTATTGCCGTGACAACAGAAATGACACTTCCTGCAACCACAAATATGACTTCCACATCTGCTGTTAACATaactgatgcagcatcacttcctCCAAACACAACCACTGCAACAACTATAACAAATGAAACAATAGACACCACTGTCGTGACAACTACAGAAATGACACTTCCTGCAACCACAAACGCAACCACTGCAACAACCacaataagtaacacaacaataGACACTACTGCTGTGGCAACTACAGAAATGACACTTCCTGCAACCACAAATATGACTTCCACATCTGCTGTTAACACAagtgatgcagcatcacttccaccaaacacaacaactgcaacaaccacaacaaacgCAACAATAGACACTACTGCTGTGGCAACTACAGAAATGACACTTCCTGCAACCACAAACGcaaccacagcagctgcttcattgACAACTACAGAAACTACGTCAAATACAACCACTGCAACAACAATAACTAACACAACTATAGACACTACTGCTGTGGAAACTACAGCAATGACACTTCCTGCAACCACAAATGCAACCACTGCAAcaaccacagcagctgcttcattgACAACTACAGAAACTACGTCAAATACAATCActgcaacaaccacaacaaatgCAACAATAGACACTACTGTCGTGACAACTACAGATATGACACTTCCTGCAACCACAAACGCAACCACTGCAACAACCacaataagtaacacaacaataGACACTACTGCTGTGGCAACTACAGAAACGACACTTCCTGCAACCACAAACGCAACCACTGCAACAACCacaataagtaacacaacaataGACACTACCACTGTGGAAACTACAGAAATGACGCTTCCTGCAACCAcaaccacagcagctgcttcattgACAACTACAGAAACTACATCAAATACAACCACTGCAACAACAATAACTAACACAACAATAGACACTACTGCCGTGGCAACTACAGAAATGACACTTCCTGCAACCACAAATACGACTTCCACATCTGCTGTTAACacaactgatgcagcatcacttcctccaaacacaaccactgcaacaaccacaataa gtaacacaacaataGACACTACTGCTGTGGCAACTACAGAAATGACACTTCCTGCAACCACAAATATGACTTCCACATCTGCTGTTAACACAagtgatgcagcatcacttccaccaaacacaacaactgcaacaaccacaacaaacgCAACAATAGACACTACTGCTGTGGCAACTACAGAAATGACACTTCCTGCAACCACAAACGcaaccacagcagctgcttcattgACAACTACAGAAACTACGTCAAATACAACCACTGCAACAACAATAACTAACACAACTATAGACACTACTGCTGTGGAAACTACAGCAATGACACTTCCTGCAACCACAAATGCAACCACTGCAAcaaccacagcagctgcttcattgACAACTACAGAAACTACGTCAAATACAATCActgcaacaaccacaacaaatgCAACAATAGACACTACTGTCGTGACAACTACAGATATGACACTTCCTGCAACCACAAACGCAACCACTGCAACAACCacaataagtaacacaacaataGACACTACTGCTGTGGCAACTACAGAAACGACACTTCCTGCAACCACAAACGCAACCACTGCAACAACCacaataagtaacacaacaataGACACTACCACTGTGGAAACTACAGAAATGACGCTTCCTGCAACCAcaaccacagcagctgcttcattgACAACTACAGAAACTACATCAAATACAACCACTGCAACAACAATAACTAACACAACAATAGACACTACTGCCGTGGCAACTACAGAAATGACACTTCCTGCAACCACAA ACGcaaccacagcagctgcttcattgACAACTACAGAAACTACATCAAATACAACCACTGCAACAACAATAACTAACACAACAATAGACACTACTGTCGTGGCAACTACAGAAATGACACTTCCTGCAACCACAAACGcaaccacagcagctgcttcattgACAACTACAGAAACTACATCAAATACAACCACTGCAACAACAATAACTAACACAACAATAGACACTATTGCCGTGACAACAGAAATGACACTTCCTGCAACCACAAATATGACTTCCACATCTGCTGTTAACATaactgatgcagcatcacttcctCCAAACACAACCACTGCAACAACTATAACAAATGAAACAATAGACACCACTGTCGTGACAACTACAGAAATGACACTTCCTGCAACCACAAACGCAACCACTGCAACAACCacaataagtaacacaacaataGACACTACTGCTGTGGCAACTACAGAAACAACACTTCCTGCAACCACAAACGCAACCACTGCAACAACCacaataagtaacacaacaataGACACTACTACTGTGGCAACTACAGAAATGACACTTCCTGCAACCACAAACGCAACCACAGTGGCTGCTTCATTGACAACTACAGAAACTACGTCAAATACAACCACTGCAACAACAATAACTAACACAACTATAGACACTACTGCCGTGGCAACTACAGAAATGACACTTCCTGCAACCACAAATACGACTTCCACATCTGCTGTTAACacaactgatgcagcatcacttcctCCAAACACAACCACTGCAACAACCACAATAAGTAACACAACTATAGACACTACTGCTGTGGAAACTACAGCAATGACACTTCCTGCAACCACAAATGCAACCACTGCAAcaaccacagcagctgcttcattgACAACTACAGAAACTACGTCAAATACAACCActgcaacaaccacaacaaatgCAACAATAGACACTACTGTCGTGACAACTACAGATATGACACTTCCTGCAACCACAAACGCAACCACTGCAACAACCacaataagtaacacaacaataGACACTACTGCTGTGGCAACTACAGAAATGACACTTCCTGCAACCACAAATATGACTTCCACAACTGCTGTTAACacaactgatgcagcatcacttcctCCAAACACAACCACTGCAACAACCACAATAA gtaacacaacaataGACACTACTGCTGTGGCAACTACAGAAATGACACTTCCTGCAACCACAA ACGCAACCACTGCAACAACCacaataagtaacacaacaataGACACTACCGCTGTGGCAACTACAGAAATGACGCTTCCTGCAACCAcaaccacagcagctgcttctttgACAACTACAGAAACTACATCAAATACAACCACTGCAACAACAATAACTAACACAACAATAGACACTACTGCCGTGGCAACTACAGCAATGACACTTCCTGCAACCACAAATGCAACCACTGCAACaaccacagcagctgctccattGACAACTACAGAAACTATGTCAAATACAACCACACCTGGTCAAACAACTGTTGCTATGACTACAGCAGCACCAACCCTTCCTCAAACCACAACAGATGCTCCTACAACGATGGCTATTAACACAACTGATGCAGCATCGCCTTCTCCAAACACAACCACTGCAACGACAACAATAACTAACACAACAATAGACACTACTGCCGTGACAACTACAGAAATGACACTTCCTGCAACCACTGTGGCTATGACAACCGCTGCCAAGACAACGGTAGCTTCAACCACAACTACTACTACAACTGCTTCAttatcaaccactgctgctacCACTACAGTAGCTACTGTTGCACCAacaggaacaacaacaacaacaacacctgcCCCACAACCACCCACTGGTGGTGCAACTACTACAACTGCTGCTACAGAGCCTCCTCAGACAACTTGTTTAACTTCTGAACAAGCCACAACCATCACTGTGACTTTGACACAATCGATTCCCTCTACAACGTGCACCCCGCTGACAACAACCAATAATCTAAATGTAACTGTGACCACAAGTACAAGTTCACCCACAA GTACAATTGTTCCTGTGACCAAGCCATCAT ATGTCATCAGTCTGAGAGGGAGGATCTCCTGCACCTCGACGGCGTGTGAGGATGACATCAGGACAATTGCGCTCCAATGG TTTAAAGATGGACTAAGGAACCAAGGGCTGCCTGCAGGCTTCATGCTCAGCATTGCATCAACAACCCGCATCAACCCACAACAATGA
- the LOC114436846 gene encoding mucin-3A-like isoform X10 gives MRGISGLLLLLLLPVCSSQSNYMGTVITYNPKNPNADGSISVVLHYKLNSRWCNFNEWTCVNCGTEVSNQPASFYNGSEFCEIGRIVTRLLPSSSPFQMVLNGGSWVSNINNITSMTALIHVDLRSRSDTGRANTSPQTNILPKLRVPSNCQRNFTLLAFDPDGDDVKCTEANSSLSECVQCTPPLSVLTLHTSCFVSYNPSIGNHQGNEGSYALQLMMVDFPMQTITLTNTSGSQEVKTTNDAISRIPIQFIVTVDPAVQICQEGFYLPRFLPPTPANRAQLFTFVGQTLEISIHAEANHSSISQLVFSGPSNMIQSVSGAGQFILTWTPSEAENGETHAICFVVEAELNRSAVYQSELRCVIVAVGSEKNFPTDMTTIQPATTPPAQPLNTTTQTSSTPCVTSQPSLTITITQAVPSTTCIPLTTQIPVTVTTPQTTTTPTTIITQATITIPSTTTTPQNITIAPTMVTTSSGQSTFTIPLTVTTANTTTAPTSPIIITITTPDTTTPGGTPVPTPTMQITTAAPTTTTAATTTTTTVSPTTTTNTTITAAMTTVPTTTTTPIPITPATTTFTTTLAPTTTTTPTTTTSAPITTAITPIPITTAPITHNTTSTAAATSAPTPAPPTTTSALTTTTAVSTSIATTPGTAPAGTTTTAATATTAESTLPPTASNTSTTAAATTTTNTTTTFTTPFPTITSPTTGNTTTELMTHTTTATTTSLAPDPTTNSTAATLTPNATTAIAITTAAPTLPPTTTTTTTISNTTIDTTAVATTEMTLPATTNTTSTSAVNTTDAASLPPNTTTATTTIITQQ, from the exons ATGAGGGGGATttcagggctgctgctgctcctgctgctgccggtCTGCAGCTCCCAGAGTAACTACATGGGGACAGTGATAACCTATAACCCCAAAAACCCAAATGCAGATGGATCTATATCG GTGGTTCTTCACTACAAGCTGAACTCGCGCTGGTGCAACTTCAACGAGTGGACCTGTGTGAACTGTGGGACTGAGGTCTCAAACCAGCCGGCTTCATTCTACAACGGCAGCGAGTTCTGTGAGATTGGACGAATCGTGACCCGCCTGCTTCCCAGCAGCTCTCCCTTTCAGATGGT GTTGAACGGAGGCAGCTGGGTCAGtaacatcaataacatcacATCAATGACAGCCCTGATCCACGTGGACCTGAGGAGCCGGTCTGACACCGGGCGCGCCAACACCTCACCACAGACCAACATCCTGCCAAAACTGAG AGTTCCTTCAAACTGTCAAAGGAATTTCACCTTGCTGGCGTTTGACCCCGACGGAGACGACGTTAAATGCACAGAAGCAAACTCCTCACTGTCAGAGTGTGTCCAATGTACGCCGCCTCTGTCCGTCCTCACCTTACACACA tcttgttttgtgtcataCAACCCCTCCATTGGCAATCACCAAGGTAATGAAGGTTCGTATgcgctgcagctgatgatggtGGACTTTCCCAtgcagaccatcacactgacAAACACCAGCGGGTCACAGGAAGTGAAAACAACCAACGACGCCATCAGCAGAATACCCATCCAGTTTATTGTGACAG TGGATCCTGCTGTGCAGATCTGCCAAGAAGGGTTTTATTTGCCCAGGTTCCTCCCCCCAACTCCCGCTAACAGagctcagctgttcacctttgTTGGTCAGACGCTGGAAATCAGCATCCACGCAGAGGCAAATCATTCGAG TATTTCTCAGCTGGTGTTCAGTGGCCCATCCAACATGATCCAGAGTGTATCTGGAGCAGGACAGTTCATCCTTACATGGACGCCATCTGAGGCTGAAAATGGAGAAACCCACGCCATCTGTTTCGTCGTGGAGGCAGAATTGAA tcgtaGCGCCGTGTATCAGTCAGAGCTTCGATGTGTCATTGTGGCTGTTGGCAGCG AGAAAAACTTTCCCACTGATATGACAACTATCCAACCAGCAACAACACCACCTGCACAGCCTCTcaatacaacaacacaaacttcAAGTACTCCCTGTGTGACATCGCAACCCAGCCTGACTATAACAATCACACAAGCAGTACCTTCTACAACATGTATACCACTAACAACACAAATTCCTGTGACTGTAACAacaccacaaacaacaacaacaccgaCTACAATTATAACACAAGCTACCATAACTATTCCATCAACAACGACTACACCACAAAACATCACTATTGCACCGACAATGGTGACAACATCGAGTGGGCAAAGCACGTTTACCATTCCGTTAACAGTGACTACAGCCAACACAACAACTGCGCCAACATCTCCAATTATAATCACCATAACTACACCGGACACAACAACACCAGGTGGAACGCCTGTTCCCACGCCAACTATGCAGATTACAACTGCTGCTCCAACAACAACCACTGCTGCTACAACAACTACTACAACAGTCTCTCCAACTACAACCACTAATACCACAATTACTGCAGCAATGACTACAGTTCCtaccacaacaaccacaccaaTTCCCATCACACCAGCTACTACTACATTCACCACCACACTAGCTCCCACCACCACGACAACTCCCACCACAACCACTTCAGCTCCTATCACAACAGCCATTACTCCAATTCCAATAACAACTGCACCGATCACACACAACACCACATCTACTGCTGCTGCAACATCTGCTCCAACACCTGCTCCTCCTACCACAACATCTGCTTTAACTACAACTACAGCAGTATCTACATCAATTGCTACAACACCAGGAACAGCGCCAGCTGGAACAACAACCACTGCTGCAACCGCAACAACTGCCGAGTCGACCCTCCCTCCAACCGCAAGTAATACCtccacaacagctgctgctacCACAACTACTAACACAACTACTACTTTTACAACACCTTTTCCAACAATTACTTCACCCACAACTGGTAACACAACTACTGAATTGATGACACACACAACTACAGCAACCACTACATCACTTGCACCTGATCCAACAACAAACTCAACAGCTGCAACATTGACACCTAATGCAACAACTGCTATTGCGATAACTACAGCAGCACCAACCCTTCCTCCAACCACAACTACTACAACCACCataagtaacacaacaataGACACTACTGCTGTGGCAACTACAGAAATGACACTTCCTGCAACCACAAATACGACTTCCACATCTGCTGTTAACacaactgatgcagcatcacttcctccaaacacaaccactgcaacaaccacaataa taacacaacaataG